The genomic interval ATCAGCAAGAGTGAAGAGCGCCTGCCCCTGGACGGTACGGATCAGGTGCGGCTGGTGGAGGCGGTCGTCATGCCGGGCTCGCCGCTGCTGGGGCGCACGCTGCGCGAGGCACGTTTCCGGGAACGGTACGGGGCGTCGGTGCTCGCCCTTCACCGTCGCGCGCGGACGCTGGACCGCCTGGGAAAACTCCGCGTGCAGGTGGGGGACGTCCTGCTGGTACAGGGCGGCGCGGACCGGATCGACGCGCTGGGGGACCACCTGGTGGTGATGGGGGACCTGACCGAGCGGCAACGGGATCTGCGGCGGGCGCCGCTGGCGGTGCTGCTGTTCGGCGGGGCCGTCGTGCTGGGCGGTCTGGGCCTGGTGCCGCTGGGGGTGGCCGTGGTGGTGGCTGTCGCGCTGAGTCTGATGCTGCGCCTGATCACCCCGGAGGAAGCGTACTCGGCCGTGGAGTGGCCGGTGATTGTGCTGGTGGCGTGCATGCTGGCGTTCGGGACGGCCTTTGAGGGGTCCGGAGCGGCGAAGGCCCTGACCGGAACGCTCTCCGGGGTGCTGGGACCCCTGGGACCGTACGGCCTGCTGGGCGCCCTGTTCCTGGTGACCGTAGGGCTCACGCAGCCCATGAGCAACCAGGCGGCGGCGCTGGTCATGCTGCCTCTGGCGATCGGCACGGCGAAGACCCTGGGGTACGACCCGCGGCCGTTCATCATCGGGATTACGATCGCGGCCAGCAATTCCTTCGTCACGCCGCTGGAACCGTCGTGCATGCTGGTGTACGGTCCGGGCCGGTACACCTTCCTTGATTTTGTGCGGGTGGGAGCGGGCCTGACGCTGTTGACCTTTCTGGTGGCAATGCTGATTATCCCGCGGGTGTGGCCGTTCTGAGCACCAGCCCCAGGGGGCGGCCCCCGGCCCGCAGAGGGTGAGCCGCTGAATGCTGGGCCACGAGCGCGCCGCCCTGGGGTCCAGGGCGGCGCGCTGCGGGCAGGGCAGCGGGAGCTGCCGGGCGCGTCAGATGAACAGGGGGGCGTCGGGGTCGTCCGGGAGGGGACGGTCCTTGCGGGCGAGCAGCGCGGCGGCCGTGCCAATCCCGATGATTGCGCCTATGGCAATCACGATCAGCGCCCAGGTGAGTTGGGCGTGCGATTGGTCCGGATTGCGGTCTGAAACCATGCGCGCAGGATACCAGTCCCGCCGCGCCCGTTCGCTTACACGTGGTTCAGAGTTCTGACCGGCGGGCGTCGCTCAGTCGCTGGCGGCGGGCCGTTCGAGGCGGCGGGGCAAGCGGGTCCAGAGAAGCAGGACGGCCAGCAGGCCCAGCGCGGCCAGCGCGATCAGGCCGGCGCGCGGCCCGAGGGGCCCTTCCCGGCTGATCAGGGTACTGGCAATCAGCGCGCCGGGAGGGCCCATGCCCACCAGCACGAAGGAGTACAGACTCATCACGCGGCCGCGCAGGGCGTCTGGAATGGTGAGCTGCACGGTGCTGTTGGCACTGACGAGCAGGCTCAGCATTCCGAAGCCGCAGGCGGCCAGCACGGGGAAGGCAGGCAGCGGGCCGGGGGTCAGGGCCAGCAGCACGGCGCTGACGATCAGGATGATCGCGCCGACGCGCAGATTGCGCAGCGGGTTGGGTTTACTCGCCTGCCACAGCGCCCCCGCCATGGCGCCGACACCGAACGCAGCGGAGAGGGCGCCGAAAGTGGCTTCGCGCGCGCCGAACACCACGCGGGCGTAGTACGGGATGATCACGTTGAAGTTAATGATGGTCAGACTCATCGCGCCGACGAGGAGCATCACGTTGCGTACCGCTGGCGTGCCCCGCACGTACCGCAGGCCTTCTTTCACGTCTTCGAGCATGCTGCCGCGCGCGCCGGTGTCACGGTGAGGGAAGGGCAGCGTGGCGATGACATACAGAACCACGAAGAATGACGCGACGTTCAGGTAGAAGGGCAGGGCCAGGCGCGCGATGTTGTCGCTGCTGCCGCCGGCCAGCAGATTCACGCCGAGCGCGGCAACCACGCCGAACAGCGCCTGCCCCAGCGTGCGGCTCACGTTGAAAGACAGGCTGTTCAGGGCCACGGCGTTGGACACGTCACTGCGGGGCACGAAGTCCAGGACCATGCTCTGCCGGGCAGGCATGTCAAAGGCGTTGGCGGTGCCGCTCAGAAAGGCGATGACCATCACCAGCGGGAGGCTCACGACGCCCAGGTGGGTGGTGATGGCCAGGGCGGTGGCCGTGCACAGCAGCGCGATCTGCGTGCCCAGCAGGACGCGCCGCCTGGGGACCCGGTCAATCACGGCGCCCGCGAACAGGGAGAGCAGCAGGCTGGGCGTGAACTGCGCGACGGTCACCCAGCCGAGGGCCGCGCTGCTGCCGCCGGACAGTTCCAGCACGAGGTACTGCTGGGCCGTGGCCTGCATCCAGGACCCCACCAGGGACAGCAGTTGCGAAAACCAGTAGCGGCGGTAGTGGGCGTGGCGCAGCGCGCTGAAGGTGCGCGTCCGCCACGCCTGGGTGCGGGCGATCACCCGCCCACCATACGCGCCTGACCGGCGCGCCCCGTGTGTGCGGGTCACGGCGCGCCCGGGGTGGCCCGCTCAACCGAACGGGGGGTGTGCTTGGCAGCCGCGGGGCAGGCGTGTTACGGTGCGCGGGTCAGGTTCAAATGGTTTCTTCACCGGGGTCTCACGCCGGTGGGCCTGCCTTTTCGACTCCTCATGATCCAGATCCGATCCTTTCTTCCCCTACTGCTGACCGGCGCGCTCCTTGTGGGCGGTGCGGGCGCGCAGGGTGCCGTGACGGCCAGCGCGGGTGACCTGCGTGGGCAGGCCACGGTGACCGTGCAGGTGGGAGACACGGCCTACAGTCTGGCGCGCCGCGCCGGCCTGAGCGTGCCGGAACTCCTGACCCTGAACAGTCTGAGC from Deinococcus taeanensis carries:
- a CDS encoding SLC13 family permease produces the protein MDPVMLVLILFVVALVLFATEWLPVDVTALGLLSALLLLGLLTPKEAFAGFGSDTVLTLASLFILTRVLLRAGVIEWIGATLARRSRNATGTLRALLGTVASVSAFTSNTATTAVFLPVVAGMARRAGLPASRALMPLAFASILGGTITVIGTSTNLVVSGALSGSGQKPLGFFELAWVGVPVAVIGLLYLFFVAPRLLPARDAQLEDSLRAYLADLTVAPGSVLAGQTLRTTGLGRDHGLTVVAVRREGQTTYGPGPGFVVQEGDTLTVEGPTERILVGKGTLGVISKSEERLPLDGTDQVRLVEAVVMPGSPLLGRTLREARFRERYGASVLALHRRARTLDRLGKLRVQVGDVLLVQGGADRIDALGDHLVVMGDLTERQRDLRRAPLAVLLFGGAVVLGGLGLVPLGVAVVVAVALSLMLRLITPEEAYSAVEWPVIVLVACMLAFGTAFEGSGAAKALTGTLSGVLGPLGPYGLLGALFLVTVGLTQPMSNQAAALVMLPLAIGTAKTLGYDPRPFIIGITIAASNSFVTPLEPSCMLVYGPGRYTFLDFVRVGAGLTLLTFLVAMLIIPRVWPF
- a CDS encoding MFS transporter, encoding MIARTQAWRTRTFSALRHAHYRRYWFSQLLSLVGSWMQATAQQYLVLELSGGSSAALGWVTVAQFTPSLLLSLFAGAVIDRVPRRRVLLGTQIALLCTATALAITTHLGVVSLPLVMVIAFLSGTANAFDMPARQSMVLDFVPRSDVSNAVALNSLSFNVSRTLGQALFGVVAALGVNLLAGGSSDNIARLALPFYLNVASFFVVLYVIATLPFPHRDTGARGSMLEDVKEGLRYVRGTPAVRNVMLLVGAMSLTIINFNVIIPYYARVVFGAREATFGALSAAFGVGAMAGALWQASKPNPLRNLRVGAIILIVSAVLLALTPGPLPAFPVLAACGFGMLSLLVSANSTVQLTIPDALRGRVMSLYSFVLVGMGPPGALIASTLISREGPLGPRAGLIALAALGLLAVLLLWTRLPRRLERPAASD